The genome window GCTCCAGGCTGTTACTGATTGTACAGTTTCTCATAAGATTGATCGTGCTAGTAATAGATTATGTCAAAACAAGTTCCATTgctataaatatatatatacatattatgacattatttaaaagacGCCTGGCAAATGCGATACACTCTCTACACTCTTGGAGATTATTCTATGCACGCCTTTGTACCTTCTTACTACTGAAATTGTAAAAcataataagaaaaaaaatcCAGCTgctaataaatatattgtacCTCCAAATccatatataaaatacatTGTGAGTGTAATCATCTTAATACTCTTAGAGTATACATTCATTATCAggattttgaaattcatGTTTATCGCTTTGTTTGTAAATACTTTATGTGCATGTCTCTTCAAAAATGACATTACAGTTGTAATCAACGGTGATGAATAATAGATCATTATATTATGGAATTTTCCAAGTAATCccaaatttatttctttataaATTAGCAATGATTTATAGTTCTCGCTGAACACTTGAACATCacttaaataataaagcATTTCTTGAACAAAATCATTCTCAGAGAATGTCATTATACTGAATCcacttttcaaaatgttatataatgaaaatggaaataataatagtatgACAAAATAATCTAATACTAATAGATTTCGTAGAAAAGTTCTTAGAAATGGTCTTCTTTCACCTTCGAAAGGCGAGCGTCTGTTATGTACGTTAAGTGGATGATTATTAACATTATGcaaattatcattattcaattcgattatttcattattgttgGTATTGGCAGTAATCACAATACGATGTTGGGTATTTGAACTATTCTGCAGCCCGCTATCTATATCTCGTAATATATCGTGTATTGTGTCTTCCAGTTCTCGTTGGAACTCTTCCTGCGTCTGCTGTGTCTCCTGCGCTTCCTCTCTTATTCTCAATGCATTGGATTCTCTAACAAATTGTTCATATAGTTCGTCGTCATTATTACCGTTGTCATTAATTAAATGCTCATCGACGTTTGGGGTGTTGCTtcttgatttttcaaaatcgCTATTAAAAGTGTATTCATCCATGGTTGTACCACTTCTGTGTTGTATGTAATGTAAATTTGCTATGTCTTGCTCACAGAtacctatatatatgtgtttGTGTTTGTGAATCAGTtaactattattaaattatatattctcATTAGTAATTCACTCtgcattttttaaatatcgcattatttaaatttactgatttttttaaacgTTGCTCTCTTAGAGTACTTCCGTCCTGAATCCAAATTTCCCGGCGATCATGTAAAAAGCCTTCCctaaatttttgaaaaagcAAACCAAGTAGTCCCTTTCTCAAACAACATAAATTTTTGAGTGACAAAcgtatatattttattcaaagtATTTATTTGCTATTAACcgaatatataatttaatttacaTATAAATCACCAATCTCATATTATAAATCTGGGTTCAAGACAAAGTCGCAAAAATATCTAATGGCTGCATATGTCTCCTTCCCCACTGGAGTGATTTGATCTGATGGCAATAGAAATCCATGACGACCAGTATCACgtaatttcaattgaaatGCCCAGTGTGCTCTATGATGATACATGTAATCTAAGGCTGAACCTGCACCAAGACCTGGTGTTAAATCGGAGCCACGATCTTGACAAGCTGATAAAacttgatattttttaccatttttattCCGCATTGCTTTTCCCAAGCCGTAGGATAATTCTATTAAATTCTCCAAATCACGAGGAACAGCTTCACAAGAGTAGGCATACGGGTATAAAATCTCTTGTGAATATGAATGTAAATCTATATAGCcataaatttgatattcaCCCTTTGTGGtgtttaaataattattcCAAGAAGATGCTTCTAAAGCTTCAAATGGCTTTTCTCCACTATAATCTTCACTGCAAGGGAAGTTGTCATTAGAAACCCAATTATAATCAAAAGAGTGATCAATATCAACACCGTAACAATTTGGCCAATACGTATTCTGTCTGTTTTTTCTCCATAGACGGTCGGTTGTCCACGAATATTTATAGCCATCTGGATTAAATACTGGTAtgattaaaaaatctaaagcattcaaatatttagtATCTTTTCTGTAGACACCATATCTTGCTAGTAGTTGATATAAAACCCAACAAGCAGTGGAAATACTTACCCATTCCCTTGCATGCACACCACCTGTGATTACTactgtttttttatttggaTTCATTGTTCTATTGTTTGCAGAGACGTGAACAGCTTTCATTTCTCTTCCTTCAAAAGTTTCTCCAACGGTTTCGATATTTACCAAATCTGGGAAACTTCTTTTCAATAGATCCAACCATACATAAATTGTCTCTAAATCTCTGTATtctttaaagaagaaattgtccatattaatttttccCACATCAAAAGATTCTTGTTGATGGTtgatatcattattattacggttttcattttttttaggTACAGTCTCCGAGATTGCTGTATATACATCCTCAATCATAACTTCATAATTATAGTTTTCAATTCCCTTAGCATTTTCTAGATTAATTTCTTTCGCTATcattatatcaataaaGTTCTTATTGTGTGTCCAAACATTAAAATCATCAGTTAAGGGGAGAACCATATCTTTTATCAGATCGCCTGTGccattatttttgtaaaacCTATAAACTTTATAAGAATCATACCCAACAACCCCCTTTCCTACACCGTCATTACTTGCCAATGCAACATTGATCAGACCTACAACTGAAACCAAAAAGTAAAACAACGGAATCATCCTCCTGGCCATATACGctttgtaattttttattttgttttggCACTGAATCTGAACCGTGAAGCCAAACACCAACAGACGAGCTTTtcaatgaataaaatattgtcttattctattttttgAGTAACATAATTCGATTTGTATTTCTATAAAACcaaataaatacataaaACCATTTAATAAGAACTCTGTTCCCCAAATGGAAGGTAAGCAGCATCAAGTAATATGcataattgatttttgaacaaatttcaaataaactaATTACCCGACCCATCCTCTTCTTTTCCTTTTTCATAAAACacaaaatcaattgatgaTGCAAGTAGTAAGCTCGAGAGGGAAGGGAAGAGAAGGTGAGAGAACCTTGAGTTTGACAGACCACCCAAAGAAGTCAAGCGCATAGTATATTATTGGTCTCTCTACGTTAATGGCTGTCTCTTCTTCGAAAAACGGAATTTCAGAGATCGTACACCTGCACGGTTTTGATTGCCACAAACTTGTTAGTTTCTCTCAGTTTTtgtatgtatgtgtgtgtCACTACCCTCTCAGCCGACCCCCATCCCACACGCAACAACGACAAGGACGAATATATGAACAGAAGAGTATATTGGAATATAAAGGCTTTGAATTGTGTTTGAAAGAGGGGAAAGAATGGTTATGATAGACAGATCACTAGACTCAAGATATGATTGAGATTCTGAGAGACTATAGCTTGTTAAGAGAGGCAGCAAGAGCAAGAAGGGGAGGCTTGTATGTATCAAGAGTTCTTGATACATACAATTGTACATTCTTCGCTGCACAAATgtatatacttatataatGGGTAGTCAAGGATGTCTTCATTTCCGGTTAATTGTATCAACTAACCATTCATCTGTTAATCTTTATTTGGAAACAATACAGACATAACGTTGGTTATCTCTATGTGAAGAAGAGATAGCATCGACGGATTAAGCGTTCTTTAGTCTTCTTTGTCTTTAATCCTCTATGTTAATTAGAAACTGTGCCATTTTTGTTTAAGCAGTACGTCTCTCCTCATGGCGTTTCTCTTGTTCGCTGGCTTCTTTTTTGGTCTTTTTGGTCTTTTCCAAAGAGCGGAGACGCTACTAGTGCAGGAAAGAAccaagaaaaaaataaaatatatcatattCAAAATCGTCAAAGCactataataatataatcatGCTATAAGGAAGGAAACAACTTTATAATAAAGTTTAGTACAGCTCCGGTATTTGTAATTGATTCTCTTATAAGAcacattttatatataaaggtaatgcatctttttgttttgtgTATTTTTTAGTTTTCTCTATTGTTTACTAGATTCTGAACCGTTTTCTTAGAAAGATATTcaacaaagaaaattcacaaatataaacatgAATCCAACAACATTTAATGACACGGGTATTTCACCAACAAACAGTTCAGAGAACTTAAAAAACGCTGAAGCTGATGGAGTCCCACTTTCCAAATTAACTCCTGAAGAATTGAAACTTTACAAACTATATGGGAAACTACCCTCAAAAAGAGATTTATTCAAACATAACATgcaagaaagaaaatatttcgaTAGTGGGGATTATGCATTGAAAAAAGCAGGTTTGCTTCATAAAGATGATATGAACTCGAATCTAAATAGTACAAATACTTTGCCTGTAACAAATCCTAGTGGGTTAAGGGAATCAATAATACGGAGAAGAATGAGCACTAGTACCGGCACTGACAACGACACCGTAGCTAGACAAGGAAGTATATCTAGTGGTCCACCACCAAAGTCACCAAACAAATAAACTGCAATGAAGTTGACTCGATATTAAACCCGTGCAGGTTTGATAGTAACGTCTATGGAAGctatataaaaaaaatacaaagaTCATCAATGGAAAATGGGTTGATAAAGTGTAGTAATATTTATGCAACTTTTGAGCACATGCAGCGCTGTAACTAGTAATGAAACAGTTTATACAGATTTAGGTGCATTGTCAATGGAATGCCGGTTCAATTGCTTTTAAGTTTATTGTGCAGAAGGCAATTGGTAGCATTAACAATGCCACTCTTTACATTTCCATGCGGTGTGCTTTTTTAATGACTATTATTGAAGCTGTGTAAATTATAAGAATTaagaattagaaataaaaaatcatcattgcataaaaatattttcatactaaattatatttaaatacatcaatatatacatttatattattagttAAAAAGATAACAAGTAAATACCGATTTTACCGAATAACATAAATCctaagaaataaaaatccATGAAAAATAGAGCTTGTGAAACATCTTCAATGTTTTGATAACCAATAATACAACTGATTATACCTAATCCAGAACAAGGAAGTAGCATTGACAAAGTACCATCAAAGAATAACCACATAATGACGTTTAATAATGCCCAAGCACCAGAAGCCTGTAATGAAGAAGACCATTCAACTCTTCTGATACCAAAAATAACACCCAGCATAGCATTAATACTTCTAATGACAGAAGAATTGGATGGGGCTCTTGGTGAAACGTTTAAGATTGTATATAAGAATGGAATTAATAAACCGAATATTATACCTTCCAATGAGAAACAAGCCCAATCTGGAACTAAGCCAAGTGAAATATACTTCGTAAATTCAGTTAATACAAGTAACGGTCTTGCGGCTAAATCAGGATGCAACAAATGTTTATCGTGGAGATTTCTTGATAAATCATGGTAACAAATACCACTTAATGAAAGCATagataaaacaaaaataatatggAATATTTTACCTGTCAAAGATTTTTTCTTAAATTTCTCAGTaaggaaaatattttcatttatcaTTGGGATATAAGgttcttcatcttttttaGCATGGTTAGTGAACTCTATATCATTAGCTTTTTGTTCTTCATTTATGGtatcttcaattttaataatatcatcatcataaattgaaaacaatgCAGGTTTAGTCAAGTTAGTGAAGGATTCAACCCTTGGAATAGCACCCTTTGTTTTGTTAAgtaatttattgatattactATTCGATGTGCCAACAGGGATGTCTGGTCCAGTTGGAGTATTCttggaattatttttagattTCTTTTTAGCCATGATggaatttatttattgatttctATGCAGCTATCTATCTATAttacaattgaaaagaaaaagaaaaccaGGATATAAACAGATAAGCCGTAAACAATATGTTATATAAATGGAAACCATTTTAAGTAAATATAGAAGATTGCAGAATCTCTAGATCTATTCCTTATATACAAAGAAGAGTCTATATATAACTGTTCTTATTGACCATACATAGCGTGTATCCATACTTTTAATAAGGTTTCTTCACACTGTTAAACAGGGTATTCTACGGGTATTGTTagcaaaataaaattggaaaaagtatggaatttaatttttttgaaaaaatattcaaaaattccAATTCATCGTACTTTaggaaaagaagaattgatCAAAATCATATAAAGCAATATAACGGTCGattgaagatattaaataCTTACTGAtctttaaagaaaatagtTCTGGGAAAATATGCTTTCATTGCACTACGATGATCTATGGCGActtgaattaaaattatttatatttggCTGAGTACGATTAATAAAGCAATTAGGAGGAGTAGCCATGGGCGATACTCTCGTTCATCAATGTAATTGTATATAGTCTGATTAATAGTTTGCTTAATGTGAGATATACTCTCTGAATTGTGCTACGAGTACTATTTCTACTCTCAGTATGAGACGTTTGACTTATCTTTTACTCAGGAATAATATAGTAACAGTGAATCAGGGTAATGCGTGGAACTCTAATGTTGGCGATGAGATATAAAATACACTCTTAATATATCTAATCAGGCATTCGTCTATTCACATTAGTTGTTTAAATCCTATGTAATGGTTTAGAACATATACACACTTTGCTATATAAACATACAGTTTTTATGCTAGTTGTATTTTGAATACAtctaaaaaagaaagaggGAAATTATCTTATCACAAGTTGATGGGCTGCATGGTATGGTGGTGAATGGTGAtctaaataaaaaaagaagaaggtaTAAAGCAGAACATCAAACAAGagtcaaaaaaaatgaagtGACTATACAACATAAAAACCCACATATCGAGAGAGTAGCTGTTTTACAGAGAAACCCAGATAAAGAATATGctcttgaaattttaaaagatatagCTCATAGAGTATCGTATCTAATGAAAGAGAACAAGTTCGCAGTTAAAGATTTGGTAGAATTTTATCCAAAAGATAAGAGACTGTTAGGAATGAATGTCAATCGCGGGGCTAAGATTATGTTGAGGTTAAGAAGTCCGTATGATGAGTTCCAATTTTTACCTAGAGAATCTATAATGGGAACC of Tetrapisispora phaffii CBS 4417 chromosome 6, complete genome contains these proteins:
- the ASI2 gene encoding Asi2p (similar to Saccharomyces cerevisiae ASI2 (YNL159C); ancestral locus Anc_2.112); protein product: MDEYTFNSDFEKSRSNTPNVDEHLINDNGNNDDELYEQFVRESNALRIREEAQETQQTQEEFQRELEDTIHDILRDIDSGLQNSSNTQHRIVITANTNNNEIIELNNDNLHNVNNHPLNVHNRRSPFEGERRPFLRTFLRNLLVLDYFVILLLFPFSLYNILKSGFSIMTFSENDFVQEMLYYLSDVQVFSENYKSLLIYKEINLGLLGKFHNIMIYYSSPLITTVMSFLKRHAHKVFTNKAINMNFKILIMNVYSKSIKMITLTMYFIYGFGGTIYLLAAGFFFLLCFTISVVRRYKGVHRIISKSVESVSHLPGVF
- the IGO2 gene encoding phosphatase regulator (similar to Saccharomyces cerevisiae YHR132W-A and YNL157W; ancestral locus Anc_2.109), giving the protein MNPTTFNDTGISPTNSSENLKNAEADGVPLSKLTPEELKLYKLYGKLPSKRDLFKHNMQERKYFDSGDYALKKAGLLHKDDMNSNLNSTNTLPVTNPSGLRESIIRRRMSTSTGTDNDTVARQGSISSGPPPKSPNK
- the TPHA0F02060 gene encoding uncharacterized protein (similar to Saccharomyces cerevisiae NSG1 (YHR133C) and NSG2 (YNL156C); ancestral locus Anc_2.108); this translates as MAKKKSKNNSKNTPTGPDIPVGTSNSNINKLLNKTKGAIPRVESFTNLTKPALFSIYDDDIIKIEDTINEEQKANDIEFTNHAKKDEEPYIPMINENIFLTEKFKKKSLTGKIFHIIFVLSMLSLSGICYHDLSRNLHDKHLLHPDLAARPLLVLTEFTKYISLGLVPDWACFSLEGIIFGLLIPFLYTILNVSPRAPSNSSVIRSINAMLGVIFGIRRVEWSSSLQASGAWALLNVIMWLFFDGTLSMLLPCSGLGIISCIIGYQNIEDVSQALFFMDFYFLGFMLFGKIGIYLLSF
- the ECM14 gene encoding putative metallocarboxypeptidase (similar to Saccharomyces cerevisiae ECM14 (YHR132C); ancestral locus Anc_2.110), with the protein product MARRMIPLFYFLVSVVGLINVALASNDGVGKGVVGYDSYKVYRFYKNNGTGDLIKDMVLPLTDDFNVWTHNKNFIDIMIAKEINLENAKGIENYNYEVMIEDVYTAISETVPKKNENRNNNDINHQQESFDVGKINMDNFFFKEYRDLETIYVWLDLLKRSFPDLVNIETVGETFEGREMKAVHVSANNRTMNPNKKTVVITGGVHAREWVSISTACWVLYQLLARYGVYRKDTKYLNALDFLIIPVFNPDGYKYSWTTDRLWRKNRQNTYWPNCYGVDIDHSFDYNWVSNDNFPCSEDYSGEKPFEALEASSWNNYLNTTKGEYQIYGYIDLHSYSQEILYPYAYSCEAVPRDLENLIELSYGLGKAMRNKNGKKYQVLSACQDRGSDLTPGLGAGSALDYMYHHRAHWAFQLKLRDTGRHGFLLPSDQITPVGKETYAAIRYFCDFVLNPDL